In one Lycium barbarum isolate Lr01 chromosome 7, ASM1917538v2, whole genome shotgun sequence genomic region, the following are encoded:
- the LOC132601768 gene encoding uncharacterized protein LOC132601768, translating to MPITENKWINGRSLMLELKDLPKAIPLHSLASSATVFNRLNFSEWHEQVQFHLGVMDLDLGLLKEKSIAITDTSSDDEKSFHKAWEHSNRLSLMFMRITIANNIKSTIPQTESAKEYLKFVEECFRSADKSLAGTLMAELTTMKFDGSCSMQNHIIEMTNIATRLRTLGMKVDNSFLVQFILNSLPPEYGPFQINYNTI from the exons ATGCCAATTACTGAAAATAAATGGATAAATGGACGTTCACTAATGCTAGAACTTAAGGATTTGCCCAAAG CTATTCCTCTTCATTCGCTTGCTTCATCTGCTACTGTGTTCAACAGATTGAACTTCTCTGAATGGCATGAACAAGTCCAGTTCCACTTAGGTGTGATGGATCTTGACTTGGGCCTGCTGAAAGAAAAATCCATTGCTATTACTGATACAAGCAGTGACGATGAGAAGTCTTTCCATAAAGCATGGGAACACTCTAACAGATTGAGCCTTATGTTTATGCGAATAACTATTGCCAACAACATTAAGAGTACTATTCCACAAACAGAAAGTGCCAAGGAATACCTGAAGTTTGTGGAAGAATGTTTTCGTTCTGCTGATAAGTCTCTCGCTGGTACACTAATGGCTGAACTCACGACCATGAAATTTGATGGGTCGTGTAGTATGCAAAATCATATCATCGAGATGACTAATATTGCAACAAGACTCCGGACCTTGGGGATGAAAGTGGATAACTCCTTCTTGGTTCAGTTTATTCTAAACTCATTGCCTCCTGAGTATGGACCATTCCAAATTAACTATAACACTATTTAG
- the LOC132601769 gene encoding secreted RxLR effector protein 161-like, whose product MASIPYFSIVGSLMYAQTCTRLDISFAVGMLGRYQSNPGIDHWKAAKKVLRYLKGTKDYMLTYRRSNSLEVIGYSDSDHGGCVDTRKSTFGYLFLLDEGAISWKSAKQSVIATSTMEA is encoded by the coding sequence ATGGCGTCAATTCCTTACTTTTCTATtgttggaagtttgatgtatgctcAAACTTGCACAAGACTGGATATTAGTTTTGCGGTCGGAATGCTGGGAAGATATCAGAGTAATCCAGGAATTGATCATTGGAAAGCTGCAAAGAAAGTTTTGAGGTACCTAAAAGGAACGAAGGATTACATGCTCACGTATAGGAGATCCAACAGTTTGGAAGTTATTGGATACTCGGATTCAGATCATGGTGGATGTGTTGACACTAGAAAGTCCACTTTTGGTTACTTGTTCCTATTAGATGAAGGAGCAATATCGTGGAAGAGTGCTAAGCAATCCGTCATTGCTACATCCACAATGGAAGCATAA
- the LOC132603850 gene encoding pathogenesis-related protein R major form, whose protein sequence is MSFPKFFPLFVFLYFGQYFSSVTHAATFNIINRCTYTVWAAASSGEGKQLNSGRQLNSGQSWTLNVNPGTVQARIWGRTKCNFDGNGRGKCETGDCNGLLQCQGYGSPPNTLAEFALNQPNNLDFVDISLVDGFNIPMEFSPTNGACRNLRCTAPINEQCPSQLRTQGGCNNPCTVFKTNQYCCTNGPGSCGPTDFSRFFKTRCPNAYSYPQDDPTSLFTCPAGTNYRVVFCP, encoded by the coding sequence atgagctTCCCCaaattcttccccctttttgtcTTCCTTTACTTTGGCCAATATTTTTCATCTGTTACTCATGCCGCCACTTTTAACATTATCAATCGGTGCACCTACACAGTTTGGGCCGCCGCCTCCTCTGGGGAAGGCAAGCAGCTCAACTCGGGCAGGCAGCTCAACTCGGGCCAATCTTGGACCCTAAATGTGAATCCAGGAACAGTCCAGGCTCGCATTTGGGGCCGAACCAAATGTAACTTTGATGGTAACGGTCGAGGCAAATGCGAGACTGGAGACTGTAACGGGCTTTTACAATGTCAAGGCTATGGTAGTCCACCCAACACTTTAGCTGAATTCGCACTTAATCAGCCCAATAACCTGGACTTTGTCGATATTTCTCTTGTCGATGGATTCAACATTCCTATGGAATTTAGCCCAACCAATGGTGCCTGCCGTAATCTTAGATGCACAGCACCTATTAACGAGCAATGCCCAAGCCAATTACGAACACAAGGTGGGTGTAACAACCCGTGCACTGTTTTTAAAACGAACCAATATTGTTGTACAAATGGACCTGGATCATGTGGACCTACTGATTTCTCAAGATTTTTTAAGACAAGGTGCCCAAATGCTTATAGTTATCCACAGGATGATCCAACTAGTTTGTTTACATGTCCTGCTGGTACAAATTACAGGGTTGTTTTCTGCCCTTAA